A single genomic interval of Arthrobacter methylotrophus harbors:
- a CDS encoding O-acetyl-ADP-ribose deacetylase, with the protein MRLEILQGDITTRDVDAIVNAANSSLMGGGGVDGAIHRAAGRELLAACMEVREHYPGGLPVGQAVHTPGFRLPARWVIHTVGPNRHAGQSDPELLASCFRESLRVAESLAAGSIAFPAISAGIYGWDAREVATVAFDAVRRFDADSPGALDLVEFVLFGAEMTDVFRSVFGVPEG; encoded by the coding sequence ATGCGGCTCGAAATCCTGCAAGGCGACATCACCACGCGCGACGTCGATGCGATCGTTAACGCGGCCAACTCGTCTTTGATGGGTGGCGGCGGAGTGGACGGCGCAATCCACCGCGCCGCGGGCCGGGAGCTCCTGGCGGCGTGCATGGAGGTTCGCGAGCATTATCCGGGCGGTTTGCCCGTGGGGCAGGCCGTGCACACACCTGGATTCAGATTGCCGGCGCGGTGGGTGATCCACACAGTTGGCCCCAACCGGCACGCGGGGCAGAGCGACCCGGAACTGCTGGCTTCGTGTTTCCGCGAGAGCTTGCGGGTAGCCGAATCCCTCGCTGCGGGGTCCATTGCTTTCCCCGCGATCAGCGCGGGGATCTACGGTTGGGACGCGCGCGAAGTCGCCACTGTAGCGTTCGACGCCGTCCGGCGCTTCGACGCGGACAGTCCCGGTGCGCTGGACCTGGTCGAATTTGTGCTGTTCGGCGCGGAAATGACCGACGTGTTCCGGAGCGTCTTCGGGGTTCCGGAGGGCTGA